The Lachnospiraceae bacterium oral taxon 500 genome window below encodes:
- a CDS encoding acyl carrier protein — MTNEEKYINAFTEAFELEVEDAKKAKYGQTTNWDSVGHMELIAALEDAFAVMLDMDDVIALNSFDKGKELLRKYEVEI; from the coding sequence ATGACAAACGAAGAAAAGTATATCAATGCCTTTACAGAAGCTTTCGAATTGGAAGTTGAAGACGCCAAAAAAGCAAAATACGGGCAAACAACTAATTGGGATTCGGTCGGACATATGGAACTGATTGCCGCGCTGGAGGATGCTTTTGCGGTAATGCTGGATATGGATGATGTCATCGCCTTAAACTCTTTTGACAAAGGTAAAGAATTATTAAGAAAGTACGAAGTGGAGATATAG